From Haliotis asinina isolate JCU_RB_2024 chromosome 8, JCU_Hal_asi_v2, whole genome shotgun sequence, a single genomic window includes:
- the LOC137294391 gene encoding uncharacterized protein — MSVSLTREKADKIQKACIQVMRQPSVSVRQLAEVIGYLVASLPGVKLGPLFYRRLDNHKSRVIKQTRGDYDQCITLTEEDNRDLTWWIRNIHTAGKPISVDPPSVTLSADASKKGWGGVRDGQSTGGHWSHDEADKHINYLELLAAFLTLRAFCVSETNCHIRLLLDNSTAVAYINHMGGKKSLLNSLVRQMWEWCISRDIWISAAHLPGKFNVLADKASRLIRDNTEWYLTANMFDGVCYHFGTPEIDLFASRLNNRLPKYVSWKPDPDALAVDAFSIPCWKQYFYYAFPPFSVINAVLKKTEEYQARGILIAPLWSTQSWFPRLLRLITQTPLILPPARRILRLPHNDGQTHPLTKMTLAAFLLSGDLSEGEEFRRGLPKSSFSPGELTQESSMPPMSTGGWCYAVKDRLIRCVRM, encoded by the coding sequence ATGAGCGTGTCATTAACGAGAGAGAAAGCTGACAAAATTCAGAAGGCGTGTATTCAGGTGATGCGACAGCCCAGTGTAAGTGTGAGGCAATTAGCAGAGGTGATCGGGTATTTAGTAGCCAGTCTCCCGGGTGTGAAGCTCGGACCGCTGTTTTACAGACGGTTAGATAACCACAAGTCACGTGTAATAAAACAGACGCGTGGTGACTATGACCAGTGTATAACATTAACCGAGGAGGACAATCGTGACTTAACATGGTGGATTCGGAATATACACACTGCTGGTAAGCCCATATCTGTTGACCCGCCATCCGTAACCCTGTCTGCTGATGCTTCAAAGAAAGGCTGGGGAGGGGTACGCGACGGACAGAGCACTGGTGGACACTGGTCACATGACGAAGCAGATAAGCACATAAATTATTTGGAACTGTTAGCTGCGTTTTTAACACTCCGTGCTTTCTGTGTTAGTGAAACGAACTGTCACATCCGCTTGCTACTCGACAATAGTACAGCTGTTGCGTACATTAACCACATGGGTGGGAAGAAATCCCTACTAAACAGTCTAGTCCGTCAAATGTGGGAGTGGTGTATCTCACGGGATATATGGATAAGTGCAGCTCACCTCCCTGGGAAGTTCAATGTTTTGGCAGATAAAGCGTCGCGGCTGATCAGAGACAATACAGAATGGTACCTTACAGCTAATATGTTTGATGGTGTATGCTACCATTTCGGCACACCAGAAATTGATCTCTTTGCATCGCGTCTGAACAATAGATTACCTAAATATGTCTCGTGGAAGCCTGACCCAGACGCGCTAGCAGTTGATGCTTTTTCTATCCCGTGCTGGAAACAGTACTTCTATTATGCTTTCCCGCCTTTCAGTGTGATCAACGCTGTCCTGAAGAAAACGGAGGAGTACCAAGCCAGAGGCATCCTGATCGCTCCTCTATGGAGCACACAGTCATGGTTTCCCCGACTTCTCAGACTCATCACTCAGACGCCTTTGATCCTACCGCCAGCTCGCAGAATTCTTCGACTGCCACACAACGACGGCCAGACTCATCCGCTGACAAAGATGACACTAGCTGCGTTTCTCTTGTCAGGCGATCTCTCAGAAGGCGAGGAGTTTCGCAGAGGGCTACCCAAATCATCATTCAGTCCTGGAGAACTAACACAAGAAAGCAGTATGCCACCTATGTCAACAGGTGGATGGTGTTATGCGGTGAAAGACAGATTGATTCGTTGTGTCCGGATGTAA